Below is a genomic region from Prunus persica cultivar Lovell chromosome G3, Prunus_persica_NCBIv2, whole genome shotgun sequence.
GCAGAGTCTGGTGCTGACTTCTACCATCTTTCAAGTGGTGACTTCGTTGAAGCCACAGAGTACCATCCTCTTGTACCCCGATTGGAAACGTCTCATGAACAAGCTGCAGTGCTGGCATTGCAAATCACTGTGTTTCCCAACTGTGGCTTTTCGATTGGAACTTCCATGCACCATGCAGTCCTAGATGGCAAGAGTTCAACTTTATTTGTAAAATCATGGGCTCACATTTGCAAACATGATGATCAATCTAATTCAGTGCTACCTGATGAGCTGAAACAATTTTATGACAGAGTCATTCAGGATCCAGCTGAGCTTGGAACAATCTACTCCAACGACTATCAAAATAAGGACGGTCCCAACAATAGGAGCTTAATATTTTGGGAGATGAAACCACCACCAGACTCAATCCGAGGCACCTTTGAATTCACACGAGCAGATATAGAAACACTGAGGCAATCGTTCAAGGCTAAAATGGCAGAGCAGAAACCAGTTCATGTGTCAACTTTCACTCTAGCTTGTGCCTATACATGGGTTTGTGTAGTCAAGGCAGAGGACATAAAAGCTGACAAAACACGTCTGATCTTTAGCATGGACTGCAGGTCTCGCTTGGACCCTCCTATACCAGCAAACTATTTCGGAAACTGCATAGCAGGATGTATACCAGTTGCCGAAACGAAAGGCTTGCTTGGAGAAGATGGGTTGGTTGTCGCCGTGAAGGCAATTAGTGAGGCTAAAGAAAGTTTGGAGAAGGGGGTTTTGGATGGGGcagagaattgggtttcaaGGTTGTTTGCTGTGAGCGAGGGAAGAATGCTCAGCATTTCTGGTTCACATCGGTTCGGATTTTATGATACTGATTTTGGATGGGGAAGACCAAAGAAGTTTGAGATTGTTTCCATAGATAGAAACAGAGCTATCTCCCTTTCAGATTCCAAGACTGGTGCTGGGGCTATTGAAGTTGGGTTGGCTTTAGACAAACACGACATGCACGTTTTTGCTTCTCTATTTGCTAAAGGTCTTCGAAACCTTTGAAGAGCATGAAGCTTCCGCaacaacattttctttttgcactttatattttctggAATAATAATTTGGGATTCGTTGGTCAATAGTAGACCAACCTTGTATGCTCTCGACAATCATTTggaataataatttcaaatatatatatgaaatagtattttaaatatatatataagctccGATCTCTTGAACCACAGGGACTGTGGTTGTGGTCATCCACCGTTTGATGTAACATCCAAcgtttcaaaaaaatttcttaaaaagagtgcaagagtgagtgaaccgttgaatttacatccaacggtgagtgaccacaaatctcttggacccgtgtagtccaagaaatcgggactgatatatatatatatatatatattaatattttgggaaattaaatgttttgttATCTATttagtttataatttaaattatatttaattgattataTATGTACAGGGAGCttttattgagggatctctcgaataagcttatttgagagacacTTTTATAAGACTCACTCAGTATTGTATTTCACGAattcaaaccatctattttaaaaataaaataaaaacaacattaaaaaataattaaaaattatccACGACAAGTTTTCATATTATGATAACTTAGCAACTATTGTTGATTTTAAAGGACTTTGAAATGGCCATTGGGCTGTCAAAAGGTAGAGACTATGCGAAATGCAATGGATGTGATCTCCCTATAGTCATAgagtgaaatgcaatgcaAACAATAAAACTAAGTACACTTTTCCCATTTATACTGATTTCTATCttgaatttatattattatttctaaCTTTAATGTGAAAAGGAAGGAGCATTAAATGAATCATGTCTAATTATTTTctaccaaaatccaaaaaaaaaaaaaaaaaaattctatttaaatcttacacttttttttgttcaccCTAATACTTAAGTAATTAGTCtcttaaaaagacaaaaaaaaagaaaaaaagtcatccaacttaatacttaaccctaatacatctatacacacaccccaccactcttcatattaagttttagaaaaacacaCTCCTCTACACCCCATTATTGTTAGATTACTCATCTCTTTCAATCCAAAAAATCTACTATACTCTCATCTTCTCTTCACAAAACCTAAATACGGTATGCAAATAGTGGCTTGTGGGTCGTCAATTGAGGTTTGTAATGTGAAAAGTCGTTATCAGGAAGACCACCTGCTAATTTTCCCAAGCAAACTTCTGAATTTTGTGCAAGAATTTGATCAGGGCCTCTCAAGGAAGGTAAAGACTGTGAGTCTCTTTGTTTTACAATAAGTAATGATAGCTGAAATTAGCTGTTAATCACAACGCTTCAAAGTAGAATGATGAGGGGCAAAATAGCGGGGGGTGGgaatgatgagttttttaatttattttattctggGTGTGTATTTAGGGGTAATTTGGAAAGATAGTGgagttttcttagaaattgtaaaagtttgaattaaaaattggGATAGACTTAAAATAAAGAGTAAACAAAGAGAAGTACggagtttaaatagaaaaactccacaacaaaaaaattctattattTCTAAGGCAAGTTGCTTTTTTAAACAACAAAGCGCATCCTTAAGAGCAAGTCCAGCAGTGGGAGCTGGACTCGGGCTGGGGGGGGGTTTGGGCAAAAAAAGGAGGTCCAGCAGTGAAGAAGCAGCCCGGACAAGCGTGGGGTCCACCAGACAGGGCAGGTCCGAAGGCGATTTCGGCCCGAGCTCGGGCCCGAGGGCGATGATGTCATTGCTGACGCCAGCGTGGCGTCAGCCCTcctgaattcaaattttttttaccgttggcgcgtgcaatgcacgcgccaacattaaaaaaaaaatttgaattcaccGCTACAGTAGTCGCCAACGGCTacttgacacgtggcagcctCTGGTCGCTCCGATtcgaattttttcttcaatccaacggcagccaatttttctgcaataaaaaattgaaaaaaaatcgaattttaaaaaaaaaaaatacacaaaaattattgaattttttgtgtataaataccaaccaatactcttcacttttaacaccaaatcctcatatattttcttctccttctactattgttcactttctcctcaaaatttattcactttctattcaatattttttcactttgaagttgtatttttttttctatcatattatgggttcttctaatgaaaatggaggggcatggagcatgatggaagatgttagcttgtgtgaggtttgggtccaagttagtcattgtcccgtaatgggcaatgagatgaaattttctcatatgtgaaaaaaaattcatcaagcattttgtgaaagggcaattggttctacacgtacagaaatggcattatccagtaggtggaaagttcttaataaagagttggcgaaatggagaaatgccttagcaaaagcgatggacaagcATCGAAGCGGAGAAAACTTAGcagtgaggtaaattatttgtcattttccttctattaatttctatgtcatattaatttttatttaaatgtttcttgcaatttatatattttgttaatatgtctctagtttttttttatacatgttgcattttttttaaatttattgaatttgcattagttttttttacatgttgcattgccaatattttttaaagtttcttgcatttccatttaatttttttttatagattatgcaagctcaaatgtggtttggtgctacggggcaagggaaaaaaagtttcaaccatacccattgttgggaggtggtgaagacttgtaagagattccaaattattccaaccgGTCCGACGGTAGTCTTGAACGAGACTCCACTTCATGAGACGCCagcatcggattcacctatgAATTCCCcaatgagtcaagactcacccattgaAAAGGAGGcaaggcctattgggagaaaggcggcgaaggcgaatagagggagtaattctagcaagaatgcatctaaatttttggaggaactttcaaagcaccaagccatgagaattgaaatggacttgaaacaacaagagcacgatatggctattcaagtcgaatatgcaaaagaaagggagtattgtacgcaaagaaagggagtatatacgcgaacaaaacattgaaaaaaaagatcgggaaaccatggccatggatacaagccatatgtcccctaaaacaaaacaattttggaagctagaacgaagggatgttatgagacgaagactttttcgtgacgatggacctagcaatacggattggttaaatgatggaaaccattaaaatagtttgtttgcctttcatgtcttagtttacttgcctttgatttcattgtattttttgttttgtttaattcatgtattttattttattagttgtattgcttttcttttagtcaataaagaaaatattcaacaaaaatcctttttattcaaaacattccatacataaaaaacaaaccacaaccaaagcataaaaaataaacaacccacaaccaaagcataaaaaataaacaacctacaaccaaagcataaaaaataaacaacccacaaccaaagcataaaaaataaacaacctacaaccaaagcataaaaaataaacaacccacaaccaaagcacaaaaaataaacaacatacaacataaacataataaattaaaaacaacttcttcacttcacttcattcaccttcatttccttcattgcctttcaccgcccataaatgctccatcaagtcaacttgacggtgttcatgaatatacgacgattgcatctccgtgTAGCAATCAATCATACGGGGCATGAAACTACCGTCtctaaccaacggttcatgctgcactggttctccatttggccccactggtttttcataaattcgtgttaGGGCCGTATCCTTGGGATTTGGTTCATACACGTCATCAGCATcgtaatcatattcatcttccacaatcatgttatggaggatgatgcaagtcatcattatactcataagcacctcctcgtcaaaTAGACGTGCTGCGCCCCTGATAATAGCccaccgagcttgaaggataccaaagcacctctcaacatcttttctgtacccctcttgatagcgagcaaaaaaaattttgcttatgggatcggggatgtggaattgttttcacaaatgttgtcCACCTTGGGTAGATgccatcagctagataatacccgttctggtagatggtattgttaatttcatatgtgatatttggggtttcacctctcaaaacatcattgaacaccggggattgacctaggacattcaaatcgttttgagatccggcaactccgaagaaggcgtgccaaacccatgtatcaaaaccagcaactgcttccaggatgatacttttctgcccttttctatttccgtagtccccttgccaagcagttggacaatttttccactgtcagtgcatgcagtcaatgctaccaatcatgccAGGAAATCCTCGAGACTCagctttttggagaagcctttgcaggtctCTGGGCGTAGGTCTGCGAAGGTAGTCTCTGGTGTATAgagtttccactgcatcacaaaatcacaccaagctctccaaaacagtggacttccccatccgagcaatctcatccacctgatcagcagatgacccatacgccaacattcgtatcacaGCTGTGAACTTCTGCTGtggaagaagtcccaaatttccagcacaatttctcttttgaacaaaatattcatcataattgcaaatatcatgcatgattttattgaacaaatggggttgcagtctatatctccctcgaaaatgaacatcagagtacagagattgtgggataaaataatcttccataagattcttaccccgtgaatgtctatgtctgtccacatttgggcgacggccttctcgtgaaccacggcgaccctggttttcttcctccagcaaagcaactgctatgccaagttgctcatctagttctctctgcgcccttttgcttgcagctcgtctacgcattctttctctagtttctcgctcttgcctctccaaaacctcttccatgtctgccattgagaatggagaatgaaatctaaaatttgagaaatggaagtGTAGATAAGAACTGGgtgggaggtatgagctgaacctctggttttatagaaaaatgtacacataTAGATATGATACGCGGCGCAATCTTAGatggtgaaaatcttatctgaaatttgaaattcaaatgaaattttaaatttcaaatttatctgaaatttgaatttcgaaatgtatctgaaatttgacattttgaatttatccgaaatttgaattttgaaatgtatctgaaatttatctgaaatttgaaactgaaaatcttatccgatatgaatagtaatgacacgtaggaacccaaaaatcttatccgaaaatattatccaaattaattgtttaagtaaacaaagttgtgaaaaaaacaaaaaaatgaatagtatttgccatggcaagccccaactgctggaaacacattttgctggagggggctagggcagccactattcacgtgaatagtggctgccctaggtctcatcttgccatggcaaagggcaactggtggaaatgctctaacTTGGTGTCCAATGCCCATGCgtttttcaaagaaaaggaCGGCAGTGGTTATGGGTGAAGGGTGAAGTTTCTTCGAACACATGGTGGGCATATTGGGGTCGCCCATGAAGCTTCCAAGGGGTCGCCGGAGCACCTTCCCAGCCACTTTTCCGGCCTCCAAGGGGTCCGCACTGTGCGTCCCCCCAACCCTTGGCATTTCTGTGAATTAGATATGGTCAATAGTTTCTAACTCCAATAGTCCGATGGCAGAGCTAAGCTCAACCTCAGTAAAACTAGTTGAGGTCTGCAGTGTAGCTCCACAACCACAACCAGATGTTGCAGAGTTTTATCTTCCCCTAACCTTCTTCGACCTCCTATGGCTAAGGTTTCCACACTTCCACCGCCTTTCCTTCTACGAAATTTTGGCTTCCTCTGCCTCAGCTGACACAAAACCCTTCTTTGATTCTCTACTCTTTCAAAAACTCAAAGCCTCACTCTCTGTCACCCTCCAACACTTTCTACCTCTGGCAGGAAACATCACTTGGCCCCAGGACTCCCACAAACCCGTTCTCAGTTATGTCCAAGGCGGCGCCGTTTCGCTCACCACAGCCCATTCTGATGCTGATTTCCACCGTCTTTCAAGCAACGACTTCAACATTGAAGCCAAAGAATACCATCCTCTTGTACCCCAATTGGCAATATCTCGTGAAAAAGCTGCTGTGATGGCTTTTCAAATCACTCTCTTTCCCAACAGCAGCGGCTTCTCCATTGGAATTTCCATGCACCATGCAGCTCTTGATGGCAAAACTTTGTTCATGTTTCAAAAATCATGGGCCCACTTATGCAAACATGAACCTGATACTTTGTTGTCTGATCAGCTGAAACCATTTTATGACAGAAGGGTCTTCATCCAGGACCCAGCTGGGCTCGAGCTCGAAGCAATCTACTTGAACCAGTTTCTGAATATGGACCAACGACCCAACAACCAAAGCTTGTTGGTTGCCACCCGCTATAAATCTCTAACTAGATTCGATTTGAGGCACGTTTGAATTCACTAGCACAAAAATTGAAGCACTAAGGCAATCTGTCATGATCAAGAAACAACAACAATATCATCAATCTGTTCTAAATTTGTCAACGTTTTGTCTAACATGTGCCTCTACACATGGGTTTGCTTAGTCAAAgcagaacaagaagaagaagaagaagaagaaataaaagacaaCCAAATACTTATGGTGCTTAGCGTGGACTGTCGGTCTCGCTTGGACCCTCCTATACCTGCAACCTATTTTGGCAACTGCATAACGGGCCAGGGGCAtttgcagaagaaaaaaaaggacttTTGGGAGAAGATGGGTTCTTTGTGGCTGTAAATGCGATCAGTAAAGCCATAAAAGGTTTGAATGACGGGGTCTTGAACAATGTTTTCAAAGGCGATGCGTATAGGCGAGGCGTTTTTAGTAGCGCTATGCGAGGCGTAAGCCTTGAAGCATTGAGGCGTAAGCCTTTTGAACATTAAGttattttaataagaaaaatttatgaataatACAATACGATTAAATTGTACAACTAATTCTTATTCAACCATAACaatcttttaaatataatcAAATATAAGTACTAATTGTCATTCAAAACATAATAATCTATCCCAAAACATAATAATCACATAAACGAATAAGATAACTagtgtatttaaaaaaaaatcgaaaaaaatttatacgaaACTTCAAATTATAGTTTATTATAGTCAAATTATACAAGTATGATGCATGTacgtcaaaaaaaaaaaacaaaaaaaaaaaagacttacTTGCAATcgaaagatgaagagaattcTTGAAATTGATGGAGTTATCTGGTAAGGGTAGAAATTAGGGTTGTACACGTACtacacaatatatatatatataaaaaagataagTCTATACgttattatattaatttagagaaagaaaggaaaaaaaaaaaaaaaaaaggtaagaaCAAAAGCTACAGTCGGTGGGagttagggaaaaaaaaaaagatattaatTCTTCCCTTAAGTTTATTACATAAAaggtaaagaaaaagaggaaaaaaaaaaaagggtaagtATCAAAGCTACAGTCGTTTCactcaaatacaaaaactgaaacgttttttttttttgtttttataaaaaaggtaagtacaaaaaaaaaaaggtaagtacaaaaactgaaactttggtttttaattttttcaacatACTCCAagtgaaacgacgtcgtttcactcaaagatttctttttaaaacacTGCaatcaaaacgacgtcgtttgattatgcctaaaaaaaaataaaaaaaaactgggtCATCTTCCTCGCGAGGTCGTCTTCCTCGCAGAGAAGTTTCAGATTTTTCAGATTCTCAACGCCTCGCAGAGAAGTTTCAGTTTAGATTTTTCAGATTCTCAACGCCTCTCACGCCTTCCAACGCCTCTCACGCCTTCCCAGCGCTAAACGTGCAACTCGCGAAACAGCCGATCGCCTCGGGCGTTTTCCTCCCGCCTCGCTCCGACGCGCGCTCCGACGAGCGCGAAGGCATGCCTTTGAAAACACTGGTCTTGAATGGGG
It encodes:
- the LOC18782843 gene encoding phenolic glucoside malonyltransferase 1, with protein sequence MAEPTSSVTVVEVCRVAPPPPPSPGAFASPSSLPLTFFDIRWLRFPPVQSLYFYEMPTSSATPLFFDSILVPKLKASLSYTLQHFLPLAGNLTWPEDSQKPVLNYVQGDTVSLTIAESGADFYHLSSGDFVEATEYHPLVPRLETSHEQAAVLALQITVFPNCGFSIGTSMHHAVLDGKSSTLFVKSWAHICKHDDQSNSVLPDELKQFYDRVIQDPAELGTIYSNDYQNKDGPNNRSLIFWEMKPPPDSIRGTFEFTRADIETLRQSFKAKMAEQKPVHVSTFTLACAYTWVCVVKAEDIKADKTRLIFSMDCRSRLDPPIPANYFGNCIAGCIPVAETKGLLGEDGLVVAVKAISEAKESLEKGVLDGAENWVSRLFAVSEGRMLSISGSHRFGFYDTDFGWGRPKKFEIVSIDRNRAISLSDSKTGAGAIEVGLALDKHDMHVFASLFAKGLRNL